One window of Nocardia sp. NBC_00508 genomic DNA carries:
- a CDS encoding 4Fe-4S dicluster domain-containing protein, with the protein MAQVNTRIDVPVTVDEQKCIDGCTLCVDMCPLDSLAIHPDSGKAYMHVDECWYCGPCAARCPVGAVTVDIPYLLR; encoded by the coding sequence ATGGCCCAGGTCAACACTCGAATCGACGTGCCGGTCACCGTCGACGAGCAGAAATGTATCGACGGCTGCACGCTGTGCGTCGACATGTGCCCGCTGGACTCGCTCGCGATCCACCCCGACAGCGGAAAGGCATACATGCACGTGGACGAATGCTGGTATTGCGGACCGTGCGCCGCGCGCTGCCCAGTCGGGGCAGTGACCGTCGACATCCCGTATTTGCTGCGCTGA